Within Nitrospirota bacterium, the genomic segment GAACAGCATTGACACTGATACCCTCCTTTTTAGCCCGTTCTTTTAATATCCTTGCTGTTGTTTCATCTATTCCACGAATCGTTATTGTACTCATCACTCCTCCTTATCAAAGAGCTTTACTCTTAAGAATAAGACCATCAATATGGTTGAAATGTTCATCAAGGGTTAAAAGGGATAGCCCGTGCCTCAATGCGGATGCCGCTATCCACATATCATTAGAAGGGATTGGTTTACCCTTTTTCTTTAAATCCCGGTAGACTTTTGCATAAAATTCTGCTGTTTCTTCATCTACCGGAAGCAAGTGAACACGGGGGGAATCCATGAATTCGTTAAGTTCCTCAATATTCTTTTCTTCCTTACTTCCACCCTTAAACCCTCCCAATAGCTCACCAAGCACAACCACACTTAACCCTATATACTCGACCGACCTGATGACCCCTGTGACCATAGAGTCATCTTTCTTGAAAGCGCCATACGCATTTGTATCTAAAAGAATCTTTTTCATAGTTTGTATCGGTATTATGATAGCATTTTGAACTCAAATTATGCAATCACTTTCCCCTTTTCTATTTTAACCACAACAGTACACTTCGTTGGGCACATGATTTTTCAGGGAAGTTGTTTATTATTCGGCAAAATTCCTTACTTTTAGGATCATAAATTATTGCATTGATGATGAATTCGTCATTTTCGACTTTGGCTTCAAGATAGAAATAAGTAATACCCTTTGCACCAATCTCTATGTAGTTAGTAAAGTTTGATGCAACCATAAATGCCTTCTGTCCGGGTTGCACAAATATATAATTACCTCTCATTAGGACCTCAAATGAAACGCAAATCGGGCGGTGGAAGGAATAAAGAGAACCGTCCCTGTAAGATCCATGATAAGATGTTAGGCAATCTTTCTTTTTCGCTCCGGTATATGGATGATTCCAAGTAACCCATCAATGGAAATATCTTCATCCAATAAAGGCCAATGTATTCCGTATCCCGATGGTGATACTTCAAACGTATTTCTTTCCTTCTCTGATGCACTTTCAAGTACCGGTGATATTTGTTTTAATTCAAACTTACTTTCTTTTCCATCAATTCTCAGAATAAATAAATTCCCCTCAAATCTTAGATTACTGATCTCATGACATTTCTTCATTTTTTACGTCTCCTCTGAAATTCATCCCATTGCTGCTCAATATATTCAAAATGTTCATATATTATTTTCTTAATCTGTCTTTTATCTTTTTGTGACATATTATATGCAAAAGTCTCTTCAACTGCATAATTTTCTATATCAAGCCAATATTTACATTCCATCTCTCCATTTCGACAATGCACATGAATCGGCTCATCGCCTTCATTAGCATAGAAAAACAATCTCCACCCCATTATCATAAGTATAGTCGGCATTTCTTTATTTCTCTCTTTTCACAATCTACCGGTATTCTATTATTTTATGTCAGAATATCAACATGATGTTTGCATGTCAATAATAATACCGCTTCTTCAGGGAATCTCGCATCCCCCTTTAGAAAAGGGGGGCGAGGGGGGATTTGAAGCATAGCTATTCGAATTAGAGGCATCCATTTATTATATTGATGAAAAGAGAAACTGACAATTCAAGACCCGACCCCCATTCGACCCCCATTTTTATTTTTCCTGTTGTCATTCCCGCAGTGTTTAATCCCCGATAAAAGTATTCGGGGAGGAATCTGATTATAAAATGAACTAATACACATTAAAAGAGATTGCGGATCTTTTGGGAGTTCACTATAATACAGTAAAGCATTAACTGAAAGGAGGATGTAATGTCAATCACTATACCATTGGGAAAAATGACAATTGAAGAGAAGATTCAGGCAATGGAATCAATTTGGGATGATTTGTGTAAAAATGCAGATAGTGTTCCATCCCCAACATGGCATAAAGATGTATTGGATGAGAGAGCTGAAGGGATAAATCGTGGAGATCTTAAATTTGTAGATTGGGATACAGCCAAGAAGAATATAAGAAAAGAAATTTAAT encodes:
- a CDS encoding type II toxin-antitoxin system VapC family toxin, which encodes MKKILLDTNAYGAFKKDDSMVTGVIRSVEYIGLSVVVLGELLGGFKGGSKEEKNIEELNEFMDSPRVHLLPVDEETAEFYAKVYRDLKKKGKPIPSNDMWIAASALRHGLSLLTLDEHFNHIDGLILKSKAL
- a CDS encoding DUF2442 domain-containing protein; amino-acid sequence: MKKCHEISNLRFEGNLFILRIDGKESKFELKQISPVLESASEKERNTFEVSPSGYGIHWPLLDEDISIDGLLGIIHIPERKRKIA
- a CDS encoding DUF4160 domain-containing protein, which encodes MPTILMIMGWRLFFYANEGDEPIHVHCRNGEMECKYWLDIENYAVEETFAYNMSQKDKRQIKKIIYEHFEYIEQQWDEFQRRRKK
- a CDS encoding addiction module protein, whose translation is MSITIPLGKMTIEEKIQAMESIWDDLCKNADSVPSPTWHKDVLDERAEGINRGDLKFVDWDTAKKNIRKEI